The Salarias fasciatus chromosome 11, fSalaFa1.1, whole genome shotgun sequence genomic interval TGAGAAGTACCCTGGgacaaggaagaaaaagagaaacatgtACAATTTGCACATAATGTTTATCTTTATAAGGCGTGAGCCttttacaatgaaataaataatttacatttattttcattatcacTTTTTGTcacataaacattttctgttaaatAACTCCAAAAGTTTCCTTGAAGTTTCCCTTATCTGCAGGTCTGCAAAAGACAGACTCATGGATGGTCTAAAGAATGATAAAcaatgtctttttcttcttcttttttttttttttcaatcacgaTGTTGCATTCACTCCCCTTGAAAACCATGCACTAGTGaaatttatctttaaaaataatataaattgtTGAAAATGGCtgatctgttctgtttctttttcaacatctttttttttttttttgcaagttgcAGCCTcaagaaaataattttctttcttttttatattttttttaattcagctaAATTTGTGTCCATGCAAAtgaactaaaaagaaaaaaataaattattttttttttctcatttaatttTCATACAATATATCAACAGAGAAAGAATGATGGTAAGATTGTACATCTTTTCATCGCGTTTTGAATCGttaacctgtttgttttggagcGTTGATGGTAGCCACTTCGATATTGCCTCTGATTACGTCTTCTGAGTGGTGATTCTCACCAGTACGGGTTGGTCGGTACATAAACCTGGAGTGTTACAGGGCGTTTCTTCTGGGGTTTTGAGGGAGTGCGGATACAAGCCGGGACACACCTCACGCAAAGTGATGGTCTCCAAAACTCCACCTACACTGCTCGGTCTGTTGGCGTGGCGTGACCAAGCATCTGGTTAGAAACACTGTCACCCCCTTCAGATACAAGTACATTGAcatataaagaaagaaaaaaaaaataataataaatgaaacaaaatgaaaaaaaaaataaaagaacaaagcaacacattgattttttttttttttttcattcgaAAAGGGCTTCTGTAGAACTCGTTTAGCGGTTCCCAGTGTTGACCCCCATGGCTTCGAATTGGATGAAAACCTGGAACTGACGGATTCCTCGTGCTAAGGAGTTCATTCCAGTTTCCTccaagcaacaacaacacccgGCAATCCCTGCTGCCAGGCGCCCGTGACAACGCTTCGCCGTGTGCACAATGTGCGCAACGTTTTTGCTCAAAACAACAGGACCACGTTTTGCACCCCTAGAAACAGGCTCAGAAGACACAACATCAAGCATGCAGTGTAACCGGGGGGCGTGACCTGTAATCGCAACACTGGCTGCTACAACAACGCTATCAGTCCAACACGCTGCTATGATCGAGAGAAACTGTCCAGTGAGGATTGGGAAGCTCTTCTAGTCAGTGGGGCCAGAGTAGGGTCCACCAGTGAGGAAGGAGGAAAGAGCTTGAACCAGCCAATCACCATGTTGGACAGGTCCAGCTCGTCTAACAGTATCTGCACTGCTCCCATGAATGATTTATGGTCCATACGTCCATAGTCGCCCCAAACGATGACCTGCAGAGAAGACCACAAGATGGTTAGATTCATCCaaatgacaagaagaaaaactgctttaattattttcacgcaTTTTAAACaaaccctctttttttttttttttttacctgcaaaACCTTCCCCCCTGGACTCTCCTCAAACGGCAGTTGCTGCTGGTATAGAGGATCCAAAGTTTTTCTTGCtactttagttttctttttggcTATGCAGACTCCGTTTTCCAAAAGGTAGACCTTAACATATGGTGCTGCAGACAAGAAGAAACACAGGAATCATTACGGTTTGTACTGCTGAATAAAGTCAGGGTTTTGAAAAGCATCACACAAATTTTGGATTTCACATTTGCATAGTGACATGTGTGTATAAACCTCCAACAATCATGATTGTCTGAGGGCTGAAATTACCTGGCAGTGCCTTGGAACCTGGTTTTCCCACAAGGCCACGGGCTCGGAtgacctccacctccagtgCTCCTTTCTTCTCCACCATGCCAATCTGAATGTCGCCTTGAAAGCCAAAACAGGAatttaaacagttaaaaaaataaaacttataaAGAAACACTTCCAGAATGTTTTTTCCCCAGTAATCttcttgcagtgtgtgtgctctcacCCATCGGTGGAGTCGCTAACGTCTGTCGTCCGACCAGCTGAGCTGGACCCAGGCCGTCGAGGAAGTCGCTGAACTGGGCGTCTGAGGAGAGCCTCACTCCAGGGAAGATGAGACTGAAAGAAAGCAGATAAAGACATGAGGGTGTGATCTCTCTGATCCACAGAACAGTATGAACAATATAAGTCAGGCTAAGTTTGTGCTTCAGTCAGTCGTTGTcgttttatttgtgtgt includes:
- the rims2a gene encoding regulating synaptic membrane exocytosis protein 4 isoform X16, producing MGRQGNDSSAPVPGMRIQCSQSKMSLSASFEALAVYFPCMNSFDEEDGEAGGKKLRSTIQRSTETGLAVEMRSRMTRQASRESTDGSMNSYSSEGNLIFPGVRLSSDAQFSDFLDGLGPAQLVGRQTLATPPMGDIQIGMVEKKGALEVEVIRARGLVGKPGSKALPAPYVKVYLLENGVCIAKKKTKVARKTLDPLYQQQLPFEESPGGKVLQVIVWGDYGRMDHKSFMGAVQILLDELDLSNMVIGWFKLFPPSSLVDPTLAPLTRRASQSSLDSFSRS